A part of Chlorocebus sabaeus isolate Y175 chromosome 28, mChlSab1.0.hap1, whole genome shotgun sequence genomic DNA contains:
- the UPK3BL2 gene encoding uroplakin-3b-like protein 2, whose translation MDNSCRLGPAMGLSAGQSQLLMSLLLLLTHVQPGTGIAAPEHINYVPQLSNDTLAGRLTQSTFTLEQPLGQFHSHNISDSDTIWLVVALSNATQSFTAPRSNQDVPPPANFSQRGYYLTLRANRGLYPGGQARGQLRVLRVGNDTHCQPTKIGCNYPLPGPGPYRVKFLVMNDEGPVAETKWSSDTHLQQAQALPAVPGPQSPGTVVIIAILSILLAVLLTALLAVLIYTCFNSCRSTSLSGPEETGSVRRYTTHHTFSTPAEGAS comes from the exons ATGGACAACAGCTGTAGGCTTGGCCCGGCCATGGGGCTCTCTGCGGGACAGTCCCAGCTGCTAATGTCGCTGTTGCTGCTACTGACCCATGTCCAGCCTGGGACAGGCATAG CTGCCCCAGAGCACATCAACTATGTGCCCCAGCTCTCAAACGACACCCTGGCGGGGAGGCTCACCCAGTCCACCTTCACGCTGGAGCAGCCTCTGGGCCAGTTCCACAGTCACAACATCTCTGACTCGGATACCATCTGGCTGGTGGTGgccctcagcaatg CCACCCAGAGCTTCACGGCCCCACGGTCAAACCAGGACGTCCCGCCTCCTGCCAACTTCTCCCAGAGGGGCTACTATCTCACACTGAGGGCCAACCGGGGGCTGTACCCGGGTGGCCAGGCCAGAGGCCAGCTCCGTGTCCTCCGCGTCGGCAATGATACCCACTGCCAACCAACAAAAATTGGCTGCAACTATCCCCTCCCGGGACCCGGCCCCTACAG GGTGAAGTTCCTGGTGATGAATGACGAAGGACCCGTGGCTGAGACAAAGTGGTCCAGCGACACTCACCTGCAGCAAG CCCAGGCACTTCCGGCTGTCCCCGGCCCCCAGAGCCCGGGCACCGTGGTCATCATCGCCATCCTGTCTATCCTCCTGGCAGTCCTCCTTACAGCCCTCCTGGCTGTGCTCATTTACACCTG CTTCAACAGCTGCAGGAGCACTTCGCTATCAGGCCCAGAGGAGACGGGGAGTGTGAGAAGATACACCACCCACCACACGTTCAGCACTCCTGCTGAGGGGGCTTCCTGA